Proteins encoded in a region of the Haloglomus salinum genome:
- a CDS encoding dipeptide epimerase, which yields MTADDDRAEPTPIADWSVETVAMELDTPFGISRGTTTTAESVVVRLTDEHGTEGVGAGCPDAYYGETVGTVESIVPDLLTAVDGELPSAHQRRHAAFEHVVRENPAAKAAVDVACYDLHARQLGEPLHALLGTDPERAPGTCFSVGLAEPDEMRDRAAAAVEAGFEHLKVKLGTERDRERVAAVREGAPDVGLRVDANEAWTPAEAVRKSHWLADHGVAFVEQPVPASDREGLRFVYEHSSLPVGVDESCVTASDVPDVADRADVAVVKLDKSGGVWPSLQQIHAARAHDLEVMVGCMVETNASLAAGAALAPLCDYADLDGSLLLADGADPFAFDGIRADGTIALDEVGTGIGVKADG from the coding sequence ATGACGGCCGACGACGACCGCGCCGAGCCCACCCCCATCGCGGACTGGTCCGTCGAGACGGTCGCCATGGAGCTGGACACCCCCTTCGGTATCTCGCGGGGCACCACGACCACGGCCGAATCCGTCGTGGTCCGGCTCACCGACGAGCACGGGACCGAGGGCGTCGGTGCGGGCTGCCCGGACGCATACTACGGGGAGACGGTCGGGACCGTCGAATCAATCGTCCCCGACCTGCTGACCGCCGTCGACGGCGAGTTGCCGAGCGCCCACCAGCGCCGGCACGCCGCGTTCGAGCATGTCGTCCGCGAGAACCCGGCGGCGAAGGCGGCGGTCGACGTGGCGTGTTACGACCTCCACGCCCGCCAGCTGGGCGAACCGCTCCACGCCCTGCTGGGCACGGACCCGGAACGCGCGCCGGGGACCTGCTTCAGCGTCGGCCTCGCCGAACCCGACGAGATGCGCGACCGCGCGGCGGCCGCCGTCGAGGCGGGCTTCGAGCACCTGAAGGTGAAACTCGGGACCGAACGCGACCGCGAGCGGGTGGCAGCGGTTCGCGAAGGCGCGCCCGACGTGGGGCTCCGCGTGGATGCGAACGAGGCCTGGACGCCCGCCGAAGCCGTCCGGAAGAGCCACTGGCTCGCCGACCACGGCGTGGCGTTCGTCGAGCAACCGGTTCCGGCCAGCGACCGCGAGGGCCTGCGCTTCGTCTACGAACACTCCTCGTTACCCGTCGGGGTCGACGAATCGTGTGTGACGGCCAGCGACGTGCCGGACGTGGCCGACCGGGCGGACGTGGCCGTCGTGAAGCTCGACAAGAGCGGCGGCGTGTGGCCCTCCCTCCAGCAGATTCACGCCGCGCGGGCCCACGACCTGGAAGTCATGGTCGGCTGCATGGTCGAGACGAACGCCTCGCTGGCGGCCGGCGCGGCGCTCGCACCGCTGTGTGACTACGCCGACCTCGACGGCTCGCTGCTGCTCGCGGACGGAGCGGACCCGTTCGCGTTCGATGGGATTCGAGCGGACGGGACCATCGCGCTGGACGAAGTGGGCACTGGCATCGGCGTGAAGGCCGACGGTTGA
- a CDS encoding L-aspartate oxidase, with product MQRTTTDVLVVGSGIAGCAAALAAARDGAEVTLATKATEPEDASSWWAQGGIAVSREHPDAFREDIITASDDEADPGAVETLVGNANEAVEDVLLETLGIEFDTTDESAKAAGADERGFAYAQEAAHDEPRILHVNASTGRYILPPLLEHLQGLDNVTIEQDTAALELVTHEGLVHGAILERDGEFAPCFAGATVLATGGIGALYPRTTNPEGATGDGIAMAALAGADVEDMEYVQFHPTAYAGDESGDTFLLSEAVRGEGALLRNAEGERFMPDYHEDAELAPRDVVARAVQEQIDETGEVTLDVSPLDFADEFPDLAHKCEEYGVDWSDGIPVAPAEHFLCGGVAVDDRGRASLDRLFAVGECSRTGVHGANRLASTSLLEGLVWGLRAGETAAGAGDPEVVEAPDLLDSDPPLADNFARDKFVRLRRVMGEFVGLSRNTDDLNRAQAVLRRLKGEVDAYTRTRTSRGLYELRSATVVALLVSRAASENPESKGCHYLEPPATAAEAGAETADGD from the coding sequence ATGCAACGGACTACGACGGACGTACTCGTCGTCGGCTCGGGTATCGCCGGCTGTGCCGCCGCGCTCGCCGCCGCCCGCGACGGCGCCGAGGTGACGCTCGCGACGAAGGCGACCGAACCGGAGGACGCCTCCTCCTGGTGGGCCCAGGGCGGCATTGCCGTCTCCCGCGAGCACCCCGACGCGTTCCGCGAGGACATCATCACGGCCAGCGACGACGAGGCCGACCCCGGCGCGGTGGAGACGCTCGTCGGGAACGCCAACGAGGCCGTCGAGGACGTGCTGCTGGAGACGCTCGGCATCGAGTTCGACACCACCGACGAGTCCGCGAAGGCCGCCGGCGCCGACGAGCGCGGGTTCGCCTACGCTCAGGAGGCCGCCCACGACGAGCCACGCATCCTCCACGTCAACGCCTCCACCGGCCGGTACATCCTGCCGCCGCTGCTGGAGCATCTGCAGGGACTCGACAACGTCACCATCGAGCAGGACACCGCCGCGCTGGAACTCGTCACCCACGAAGGGCTGGTCCACGGGGCCATCCTCGAACGAGACGGGGAGTTCGCGCCCTGTTTCGCCGGCGCGACCGTCCTCGCGACCGGCGGTATCGGTGCGCTCTACCCGCGCACCACGAACCCGGAGGGCGCGACCGGCGACGGCATCGCGATGGCCGCGCTCGCGGGTGCGGACGTCGAGGACATGGAGTACGTCCAGTTCCATCCGACGGCGTACGCTGGCGACGAATCGGGCGACACCTTCCTCCTCAGCGAGGCCGTCCGCGGCGAGGGCGCCCTGCTGCGCAACGCCGAGGGCGAGCGGTTCATGCCCGACTACCACGAGGACGCCGAACTCGCACCGCGCGACGTGGTCGCGCGGGCCGTGCAGGAGCAGATCGACGAGACCGGCGAGGTCACGCTCGATGTCTCGCCGCTCGACTTCGCCGACGAGTTCCCCGACCTCGCGCACAAGTGCGAGGAGTACGGCGTCGACTGGTCCGACGGCATCCCGGTCGCGCCTGCCGAGCACTTCCTCTGTGGCGGTGTCGCCGTCGACGACCGCGGCCGCGCCTCGCTCGACCGCCTGTTCGCCGTCGGCGAGTGCTCGCGCACGGGCGTCCACGGCGCCAACCGCCTCGCGTCCACGTCGCTGCTGGAGGGGCTGGTCTGGGGCCTGCGCGCCGGCGAGACCGCCGCTGGAGCGGGCGACCCGGAGGTCGTCGAGGCGCCGGACCTGCTGGACAGCGACCCGCCGCTCGCGGACAACTTCGCCCGCGACAAGTTCGTCCGCCTGCGCCGCGTGATGGGCGAGTTCGTGGGGCTCTCGCGCAACACGGACGACCTCAACCGCGCCCAGGCCGTCCTCCGGCGGCTGAAGGGCGAGGTCGACGCCTATACCCGCACCCGGACGAGCCGGGGGCTCTACGAGCTCCGCTCGGCGACGGTGGTCGCGCTGCTCGTCTCCCGTGCCGCCAGCGAGAACCCCGAGTCGAAGGGGTGTCACTACCTCGAACCGCCCGCGACAGCCGCCGAGGCCGGGGCCGAGACCGCCGACGGGGACTGA
- a CDS encoding Vms1/Ankzf1 family peptidyl-tRNA hydrolase — protein MLDDLLGKTELKERIAKLEDEKERLESQLEAEQERRADASTAKQAAEERINRLEDRIADLEGQLEQAESDDDLTFRYREDVAGDRRDAVLARLRSFETDPEGVLTAYLDDSDDLPDPVEEALGDRTPLARQAAPCLLVADDAGLLATALDPPVPPGAFCEWDDTVAVEPAWFVPQGRYALALVRADLFAVGVYEGSERVDFSGFESDVKSKHSKGGYSQARFDRLRDEQVQDHLDDCAMVIRTLRSDVDRLFLVGDAKAIEELDEAADATAAVDATGKPEEALGDAYHDFWTTRVYGL, from the coding sequence ATGCTCGACGATCTCCTCGGGAAGACGGAACTGAAAGAACGGATCGCGAAGCTGGAGGACGAGAAGGAGCGCCTGGAGAGCCAGCTCGAGGCAGAGCAGGAGCGTCGGGCGGACGCTTCGACGGCCAAGCAGGCTGCCGAGGAGCGAATCAACCGGCTGGAGGACCGCATCGCGGACCTGGAGGGGCAACTCGAGCAGGCAGAGAGCGACGACGACCTCACGTTCCGCTACCGTGAGGACGTGGCCGGCGACCGTCGGGACGCCGTCCTCGCCCGATTGCGCTCGTTCGAGACCGACCCGGAGGGCGTCTTGACGGCGTATCTCGACGATTCGGACGACCTGCCCGACCCCGTCGAGGAGGCGCTCGGCGACCGGACGCCACTCGCTCGTCAGGCGGCGCCGTGTCTCCTCGTCGCGGACGATGCCGGCCTGCTGGCGACCGCCCTCGACCCGCCCGTCCCGCCGGGAGCGTTCTGCGAGTGGGACGACACGGTCGCCGTCGAGCCCGCGTGGTTCGTGCCGCAGGGGCGCTACGCGCTCGCGCTCGTCCGGGCGGACCTGTTCGCGGTCGGCGTCTACGAGGGAAGCGAGCGCGTGGACTTCTCGGGCTTCGAGAGCGACGTGAAATCCAAGCACTCGAAGGGCGGCTACTCGCAGGCTCGCTTCGACCGGCTCCGCGACGAGCAGGTACAGGACCACCTCGACGACTGTGCGATGGTCATCCGGACCCTCCGGAGCGACGTGGACCGGCTGTTCCTCGTCGGGGACGCGAAGGCCATCGAGGAACTGGACGAGGCGGCCGACGCCACCGCCGCCGTCGACGCCACGGGTAAACCCGAGGAGGCGCTCGGCGACGCATACCACGACTTCTGGACGACGCGCGTCTACGGGCTCTGA
- a CDS encoding DUF1611 domain-containing protein codes for MTDTRETTALGFDPGRVALLAHEGFPDRAKTALGVLRYADYEVVAVLDREIAGEGHGWQTDYTVSDFVDDDRVQDAPIVGRADEAPGFDTLVIGVAPIGGGFDASWREDVERALKSGADVVAGLHYRLNEDEEFVGLAEEHGARLFDIREPPADLSVSEGHARDVDATVVGTVGTDCSTGKMTTTCELVNAARERGIDAAMVPTGQTGILVAGWGIAVDRAISDFAAGATERMVLAAAADHDLIVVEGQGSLVHPAYSGVTTSILHGAMPDALVMCHVAGREAVHGYESFPIPPVREVADLYESLGGAVAPTEVVAGALDTHELDADSGEQAVAAYSDELGVPAADPVRDGAEAIVDAIVASTDLDA; via the coding sequence ATGACCGACACACGCGAGACGACCGCCCTCGGGTTCGACCCTGGGCGGGTCGCCCTGCTGGCACACGAGGGGTTCCCGGACCGGGCGAAGACCGCCCTCGGCGTTCTGCGCTACGCCGACTACGAGGTCGTGGCCGTCCTCGACCGGGAGATCGCGGGCGAGGGACACGGCTGGCAGACGGACTACACGGTCTCCGACTTCGTCGACGACGACCGGGTGCAGGACGCCCCCATCGTCGGCCGGGCGGACGAGGCCCCCGGGTTCGACACGCTCGTCATCGGCGTCGCCCCCATCGGCGGCGGCTTCGACGCCTCCTGGCGCGAGGACGTCGAGCGCGCGCTGAAGTCGGGCGCGGACGTGGTGGCGGGGCTCCACTACCGCCTGAACGAGGACGAGGAGTTCGTCGGCCTCGCGGAGGAACACGGCGCGCGCCTGTTCGACATCCGCGAGCCACCGGCCGACCTGAGCGTCAGCGAGGGTCACGCCCGCGACGTGGACGCCACCGTCGTCGGGACGGTGGGCACGGACTGCTCGACAGGGAAGATGACGACGACGTGCGAACTCGTGAACGCGGCGCGCGAGCGCGGCATCGACGCGGCGATGGTGCCGACGGGACAGACGGGCATCCTCGTCGCCGGGTGGGGAATCGCCGTCGACCGCGCGATCAGCGACTTCGCCGCCGGCGCCACGGAGCGGATGGTCCTCGCGGCGGCCGCGGACCACGACCTCATCGTGGTCGAGGGACAGGGCTCGCTCGTCCACCCCGCGTACTCGGGGGTCACGACGAGCATCCTCCACGGCGCGATGCCGGACGCCCTCGTCATGTGTCACGTCGCGGGCCGCGAGGCGGTCCACGGCTACGAGTCGTTCCCCATCCCGCCCGTCCGCGAGGTGGCGGACCTGTACGAGTCTCTCGGCGGGGCGGTCGCACCGACCGAGGTCGTCGCGGGCGCGCTCGACACGCACGAACTCGACGCCGACAGCGGCGAGCAGGCCGTCGCCGCGTACAGCGACGAACTGGGCGTTCCAGCTGCCGACCCCGTGCGCGACGGCGCGGAGGCCATCGTCGACGCCATCGTCGCGTCGACCGACCTCGACGCATGA
- the nadA gene encoding quinolinate synthase NadA — MPKMETADIETDLSLFKYDNLEQLPPAYRELDEAERTERIEAALDELGDDVVILGHNYQRREIVEHADFIGDSYQLSKEAADADADYVIFGGVTFMAESADIITDDDQSVILPSMEASCPMAGMAEALQVDAAWAEITEAAPDSNIIPITYMNSYADLKAFCAEQGGLVCTSSNAHKAFEYGFEQGDKVLFLPDKHLGENTAHRLGMEDSIVEWDPWDPEGASAEEAAEADIILWDGYCQVHERFREHHIEDIREEHPDVNVVVHPECRREVVEAADVVGSTSTICQTVAEADPGEKWAIGTEIHLANHLSRWHPEVEVLPLCGDACMDCNAMRQIDPNYLTWVLEELVEGRERNVIEVAPGEKELARLALDRMLEI; from the coding sequence GTGCCGAAGATGGAAACAGCGGATATCGAGACGGACCTGAGCCTCTTCAAGTACGACAACCTCGAACAGCTCCCGCCCGCGTATCGGGAGCTGGACGAGGCGGAGCGTACCGAGCGTATCGAGGCCGCACTGGACGAACTCGGGGACGACGTCGTCATCCTCGGCCACAACTACCAGCGACGCGAGATCGTCGAGCACGCCGACTTCATCGGTGACTCCTACCAGCTGAGCAAGGAGGCCGCCGACGCCGACGCCGACTACGTCATCTTCGGCGGGGTGACCTTCATGGCCGAGTCCGCCGACATCATCACGGACGACGACCAGTCCGTCATCCTCCCGTCGATGGAGGCGTCCTGCCCCATGGCGGGGATGGCCGAGGCCCTCCAGGTCGATGCCGCGTGGGCCGAAATCACGGAGGCCGCGCCCGATTCGAACATCATCCCCATCACGTACATGAACAGCTACGCCGACCTGAAGGCGTTCTGTGCCGAGCAGGGCGGGCTGGTCTGTACCTCCTCGAACGCGCACAAGGCGTTCGAGTACGGCTTCGAGCAGGGGGACAAGGTGCTGTTCCTGCCGGACAAGCACCTCGGCGAGAACACGGCCCACCGGCTCGGCATGGAGGACTCCATCGTCGAGTGGGACCCGTGGGACCCCGAGGGTGCCAGCGCCGAGGAGGCCGCCGAGGCCGACATCATCCTCTGGGACGGCTACTGTCAGGTCCACGAGCGCTTCCGTGAACACCACATCGAGGACATCCGCGAGGAGCACCCGGACGTGAACGTGGTCGTCCACCCCGAGTGCCGCCGCGAGGTCGTCGAGGCCGCCGACGTGGTCGGCTCCACCTCGACCATCTGCCAGACCGTCGCGGAGGCCGACCCCGGCGAGAAGTGGGCCATCGGCACCGAGATCCACCTCGCCAATCACCTCTCGCGCTGGCACCCCGAGGTCGAGGTGCTGCCGCTGTGCGGTGACGCCTGTATGGACTGCAACGCGATGCGCCAGATCGACCCGAACTACCTGACGTGGGTGCTGGAGGAACTGGTCGAGGGGCGCGAGCGCAACGTCATCGAGGTCGCGCCGGGCGAGAAGGAACTCGCACGGCTCGCGCTCGACCGGATGCTCGAAATCTGA
- a CDS encoding PGF-CTERM sorting domain-containing protein has protein sequence MSLSPPRCAVLLAILLVLVPVAPAGTASAAAPTAADEASDRAPPTQSVRTAQANVTVLNVTVVGRTAFGAAAEPMVNVTGTIANELDLGAARIRVDRTSDTVEVLANRSDAAILAALREADIDTEDVAVRRGVSNGTRDAVAAALRDRIAAAGLEANTSVAVAGDSRLRIRTTAPSTVLSAVTVRGDVAIVGGFPGSDAPRRVELVDADGLATVGAVQVRPGGAPYVPVTLTDAAARNFSSTLVDNGFTDEANTSSCRYDEAPTEPGYCLFTVVDGEVVYAASLSPGLADIMRDGEFVEDPRFVVTAANRSTARRLATTLRTGPLPAPVRVVNTTTATPTSPFETPGPGTASPTSSPTPTSATDGTPTADTGGDTATAADGTVAAGDDGTSDGTSDAGAPGFGVPAALAALLALTAGLVRRRQSP, from the coding sequence ATGTCACTGAGTCCTCCCCGTTGCGCCGTCCTGCTAGCGATACTGCTCGTGCTCGTCCCGGTCGCTCCGGCCGGCACCGCTTCCGCCGCAGCGCCCACCGCCGCCGACGAAGCGTCCGACCGTGCGCCCCCGACCCAGTCGGTCCGAACCGCCCAGGCCAACGTGACGGTCCTGAACGTGACCGTCGTCGGGCGGACGGCGTTCGGGGCCGCTGCCGAGCCGATGGTGAACGTCACCGGCACCATCGCGAACGAACTCGACCTCGGCGCGGCCCGTATCAGGGTCGACCGGACCAGCGATACGGTCGAGGTGCTGGCGAACCGCTCCGACGCGGCCATCCTCGCCGCGCTGCGTGAGGCCGACATCGACACCGAGGACGTGGCGGTTCGCCGCGGCGTCTCGAACGGGACCCGTGATGCCGTCGCCGCGGCGCTCCGGGACCGCATCGCCGCCGCGGGACTGGAAGCGAACACCTCGGTCGCGGTCGCCGGCGACTCCCGACTCCGGATTCGGACGACCGCCCCCTCGACAGTTCTGTCCGCCGTAACCGTCCGCGGTGACGTGGCCATCGTCGGCGGCTTCCCGGGAAGCGACGCCCCCCGACGGGTCGAACTCGTCGACGCAGACGGCCTCGCCACCGTCGGGGCCGTCCAGGTCCGCCCCGGCGGCGCGCCGTACGTCCCGGTGACGCTGACCGACGCCGCGGCCCGGAACTTCAGCAGCACCCTCGTCGACAACGGGTTCACCGACGAGGCGAACACCTCGAGCTGTCGGTACGACGAGGCACCGACCGAGCCGGGCTACTGCCTGTTCACGGTCGTCGACGGCGAGGTCGTCTACGCCGCGTCGCTCTCGCCGGGCCTCGCGGACATCATGCGCGACGGCGAGTTCGTCGAGGACCCGCGGTTCGTCGTGACCGCGGCGAACCGGTCGACGGCCCGGCGGCTGGCCACGACGCTGCGTACCGGCCCACTCCCCGCGCCCGTCCGGGTCGTGAACACCACGACGGCAACCCCCACGTCACCCTTCGAGACGCCTGGTCCCGGCACAGCGTCGCCGACATCGTCGCCCACGCCGACCTCGGCCACGGACGGGACGCCGACAGCCGACACCGGCGGGGACACGGCGACCGCCGCCGACGGAACGGTGGCGGCCGGTGACGACGGTACCTCGGACGGTACCTCGGACGCCGGTGCCCCCGGCTTCGGCGTGCCCGCCGCACTGGCCGCGCTCCTCGCCCTGACTGCTGGACTCGTACGGCGCCGTCAGAGCCCGTAG
- the nadC gene encoding carboxylating nicotinate-nucleotide diphosphorylase: MLDPEQVGRWLREDLGHHDVTNHVPGETTGRLVAKEPGVVAGLDAAEAVFDHLDVGVTERLDDGTDIHSGDVVLRTEGPAKATLRAERVAVNISGHASGIATRTRRAVDAAHEVTEDVRVAGTRKTTPGLRGVEKRAVVAGGGDTHRLDLSHMVMVKDNHVAEMGLEGAIEHFRERASFATKVEAEVEKPEQVPRAAEAGADIVLLDNMDPETTEDAVELLPEGVLAEASGGIRVDDVPAYAATGVDVISMGSLTHSANSLDLSFRTGDE; this comes from the coding sequence ATGCTCGACCCCGAACAGGTCGGGCGCTGGCTCCGCGAGGACCTCGGCCACCACGACGTGACCAACCACGTCCCCGGCGAGACGACGGGCCGACTCGTCGCCAAGGAGCCCGGCGTCGTCGCCGGGCTCGATGCCGCGGAAGCCGTCTTCGACCATCTCGATGTCGGGGTGACCGAGCGGCTGGACGACGGCACAGACATCCACTCCGGCGACGTGGTGCTTCGCACCGAGGGGCCCGCGAAGGCGACGCTGCGCGCCGAACGGGTCGCCGTCAACATCAGCGGCCACGCCTCCGGCATCGCGACCCGGACGCGGCGCGCGGTCGACGCGGCCCACGAGGTGACCGAGGACGTTCGAGTCGCCGGCACGCGGAAGACGACGCCCGGGCTCCGCGGCGTCGAGAAGCGCGCCGTCGTCGCCGGCGGCGGCGACACCCACCGGCTCGACCTCTCGCACATGGTGATGGTGAAGGACAACCACGTCGCGGAGATGGGACTGGAGGGTGCCATCGAGCACTTCCGCGAGCGGGCCTCCTTCGCGACCAAGGTCGAGGCCGAGGTCGAGAAGCCCGAGCAGGTGCCCCGCGCGGCCGAGGCTGGCGCCGATATCGTCCTGCTGGACAACATGGACCCCGAGACGACCGAGGACGCGGTCGAGTTGCTCCCCGAGGGCGTGCTGGCCGAGGCCTCGGGCGGCATCCGGGTCGACGACGTGCCGGCCTACGCCGCGACCGGCGTGGATGTCATCTCGATGGGGTCGCTCACGCACTCGGCCAACAGCCTGGACCTGTCGTTCCGGACCGGCGACGAGTAG